From Juglans regia cultivar Chandler chromosome 6, Walnut 2.0, whole genome shotgun sequence, the proteins below share one genomic window:
- the LOC109009826 gene encoding probable galacturonosyltransferase-like 1 has product MPKPPFLLFLIFVSCLFSSFIASTATINATTTLSQQFKEAPEFYNSPDCSSITNYLEEDDAEEEEEDDESSRHNINHKNNVCSDRAVHVAMTLDTQYIRGSMAAILSVLQHCSCPENIFFHFVASASANTSLLRATLAHSFPYLKFQVYRFDDSHVSGLISTSIRSALDCPLNYARSYLANLLPLCVRKVVYLDSDLILVDDIAKLAATPLGESSVLAAPEYCNANFTSYFTPTFWSNPSLSLTFANRKACYFNTGVMVIDLDRWRAGEYTRRIEEWMELQKRMRLYELGSLPPFLLVFAGNIAPVNHRWNQHGLGGDNFRGLCRDLHPGPVSLLHWSGKGKPWARLDANRPCPLDALWAPYDLLQTPFSLDS; this is encoded by the coding sequence ATGCCTAAACCACCTTTCCTTCTCTTCCTGATCTTCGTTTCTTGCTTATTTTCCTCCTTCATAGCCAGCACTGCCACCATTAATGCCACCACCACTCTCTCCCAGCAATTCAAAGAGGCCCCAGAATTCTACAACTCCCCGGATTGCTCTTCCATAACCAACTACCTCGAAGAAGATgatgcagaagaagaagaagaagatgatgagagCAGCCGCCATAACATCAACCACAAGAACAATGTCTGCTCTGATAGAGCTGTACATGTAGCAATGACTCTGGACACCCAATACATCCGGGGCTCCATGGCTGCTATCCTCTCCGTCCTCCAACACTGCTCCTGCCCAGAAAACATCTTCTTCCACTTCGTCGCCTCAGCCTCTGCAAACACCTCCCTCCTGCGCGCCACCCTAGCCCACTCCTTCCCTTACCTCAAATTTCAAGTCTACCGCTTCGATGACTCTCATGTCTCCGGCCTCATCTCTACCTCCATCCGCTCCGCCTTGGACTGTCCTCTCAACTACGCTCGCAGCTACTTGGCAAATCTCTTGCCTTTGTGCGTTCGTAAAGTGGTTTACCTCGACTCCGACCTGATCCTCGTTGACGACATTGCCAAGCTCGCCGCCACCCCACTGGGTGAGAGTTCCGTCCTCGCCGCTCCAGAGTACTGCAATGCCAATTTCACATCGTATTTCACCCCAACGTTTTGGTCCAATCCATCTTTGTCGCTGACTTTCGCCAACCGTAAAGCTTGTTACTTCAATACCGGCGTGATGGTGATCGATCTTGACCGGTGGAGAGCTGGAGAGTACACGAGAAGGATCGAGGAGTGGATGGAGCTCCAGAAGAGGATGAGGTTATACGAACTGGGATCTCTGCCTCCATTTCTGCTCGTGTTTGCCGGTAACATAGCTCCTGTGAATCACAGGTGGAACCAGCACGGACTCGGCGGCGACAACTTTCGGGGACTTTGCCGGGATCTACACCCTGGTCCGGTGAGTCTCTTGCATTGGAGCGGGAAAGGAAAGCCCTGGGCAAGACTAGACGCGAACCGGCCTTGCCCATTGGACGCTCTTTGGGCGCCATACGATCTGTTGCAGACTCCATTTTCTTTGGATTCTTAA